The genomic window TCCCAAAATCAACTCTAGGTTTTGCCACAAAAAGAACGGATCGATTAGCATCCCAATCGCCGCAAAAAATAAAGTTGCAAAAATATCTCGCAAAGGCTCTACATAAGTTAAAGTTTGGTCTGCGTATTCCACCTCCGAAATCATCAATCCAGCGACAAAAGCGCCCATTTCAATTGATAATCCCAAATGCTCCGTAAGCAACGCAATTCCCAAACACAGCGCCACTACACCTAATAAAAATAGTTCTTTACTCTCAGTTTTAGCGAACAACCTCAATAGGGGTGGAATCAGCCAAATCCCCGCTACCACTGCTCCGGCGGCAAATAAGCCAATTTTAATTAATGCTGTACCTACAGCTATACCAATGGTTTCCGGTGGCTGCTCTAAAGCAGGTAAAACCGCCAGCATTAGCCCTAATGCTAAATCTTGAACTACCAACATCCCCAACATAACTTGACCATGGGGCGTTTCAGTTTCGTTGCGCTCCATCAAGCATTTCAACACAACGGCGGTAGAGGAAAGCGATAAAATTGCCCCTAAAAATACTCCTTGCGCTGGAGAACTTACCCATCCCACACCTACCGATACAATAGCTGTACCGATAATAGTTAAGACAATTTGCAAACCCCCGCCACCTAGACTTATTAGTTGAACTTTTTTTAATTCCGCCAGGGAAAACTCCACTCCCAAAGCAAATAATAAAAAGGCAACGCCAAATTGGGCTAAAGTTTCTACTTGGATTAATTCTTTAATTAGTCCTAATCCCGCCGGCCCGATTATCATGCCCCCCACAAGATAACCTAGTAAAACTGGTTGGCGAAACAATGCTGCTAATAATCCCCCTGCCGCCGACACTGCAAGGACTAACACTAGGTCGATAATTAGTCTAAAATCTTCTTGCACAAGCTTTATTAAAAAGAATATTAAGGTATATTAATTTACTGTAAAGCTTTTTTAGCAAAGATTTCAAGCAGATCGGGGACTAACTTTAGGAACGGGGATCGCTTAAGAAATGCGATCGCATGACGACAAAATCTCCCATGCGTAAAAACAACTCATGGCATAATGATCGCAACGTGCGTAAATTAGCTTAATTATTGAAAATGTCTAAATCCGCTATCTTAGTCCTTGCTGATGGCACAACTTATCGCGGTTTATCCTTTGGGGCAACAGGAACTACCATCGGAGAAGTAGTTTTTAATACCGGAATGACAGGCTATCAAGAAGTATTGACCGATCCCAGCTATCGCGGTCAAATGATAGTTTTTACTTATCCCGAACTTGGCAATACTGGCTGTAATGACGAAGACGAAGAATCAAGGGGCCCACAGGTAAGAGGAGCGATCGCCCGCAATGTATGCGATCGCCCCAGCAATTGGCGCTCCACCAGCAGTTTGTCCGACTACCTCAAAAAGCACAACATCCCCGGAATCTACGGCATTGACACCCGCGCCTTGACTCGAAAAATCCGCGTATTAGGGGCAATGAATGGCGGTATTTCAACAGAACTTGACGAAACCGATTTACTAGAATTGATCCAAACAGCGCCGGATATGGCAGGCTTAAACTTAGTACGGGAAGTTACGACAACAAAAGTTTACGAATGGTCAGAGGTCACTACTAATGTGTGGGAATTTAAACCCGCAACTGAACCAATAATCGAAAAACAACTAACCGTTGTCGCCCTTGATTTTGGAATTAAACGCAATATTTTACGGCGACTAGCTAGTTACGGTTGTCGGGTAATTGTAGTTCCCGCAAGTACGCCCGCCGAGGAAATTATGAAATACAACCCGGATGGCATATTTCTTTCCAACGGCCCCGGAGATCCCGCCGCAAATATTGAAGGGATAGAAACAACTAAAGCCTTACTAACTAGCCAAAAACCTGTATTTGGTATTTGTATGGGGCATCAAATTTTAGGGTTATCTTTGGGCGCTCAAACTTACAAACTTAAATTTGGGCATCGCGGCTTAAACCAACCTGCGGGTTTAGAGCAAAAAGTAGAAATTACTAGCCAAAACCATAGTTTTGCTCTCGATCCTGATTCTTTGCTCAATGCAGACGTAGAAATTACTCATCTCAACTTAAACGATCGCACCGTTGCCGGATTAAAGCACAAAACCTTACCAATGTTTTCGGTGCAGTACCACCCCGAAGCAAGTCCTGGACCCCACGATGCTGATTATTTATTTGAGCAATTTGTCACCTCAATGCGGACAAGTAGAGACGTTTAATAGCATATCTGTTAAATTTCTGGCAGATTGCACAAATTTTTTGTGCAAACTTATGGGTAATTGGTAATTGGTAAAAACAATAACGGAGAATCACGGTAACTAACATGGTAAATTTGACACCCAATTCTAGTTTTAGTTTGACGCTACGCTTAGAAATTCCTAACCGTGTGGGAATGCTGGCAAGTGTAACAGGTGCGATCGCATCCTGTGGCGGCAATCTCGGTCAAATCGACCTAATCGAGCAAACCCGCGAGGTTTCAATCCGCGATATTACAGTAGATGCAGCGAGTACCGAACACGCAGAAACAATTGTTGAATCTATTAAAGTTTTACCTGACATTAAATTAATAGATGTCTACGATCGCACTTTTAATTTGCATCGCGGTGGCAAAATTAGCATCACCAGCCGTATTGCAATTAAAAGCTTGGCAGATTTGGCAATGGCTTACACTCCAGGCGTGGGTAGAATTTGTATGGCGATTTCTCAAGATCCCGAACAGGCTTACCATTTAACCATTAAACAAAATACTGTGGCGATCGTTACCGATGGTAGCGCGGTACTAGGTTTAGGTAATTTGGGCCCAGAGGCGGCTTTGCCAGTCATGGAAGGTAAGGCGATGCTGTTTAAAGAATTTGCGGGGATTGATGCTTTTCCGATTTGCCTAGCTAGTCAAGACACCCAAACCATTGTCGAAACTGTCAAGCAAATTGCCCCAGTTTTTGGCGGGGTAAATTTGGAAGATATCGCCGCCCCCCGGTGCTTTGAAATTGAAAAGCTACTGCGCGAACAATTAAATATTCCCGTTTTCCATGACGACCAACACGGTACGGCAATTGTAACTTTAGCGGCGTTAATTAATGCCCTAAAACTGGTCAATAAGCCTATAGCTAAGGTAAAAATCATTATTAACGGTGCAGGGGCAGCCGGCGTTGCGATCGCCCGATTGCTGAAAAAAGCGGGAGCCGAAACTATTTGGATGTGCGACTCTAAAGGAATTTTGTCTACTCAGCGCCCCGATATGACCCCGGAAAAACTAGAGTTTGCGATCGATAAAATGGGTGGTTTAACGGCGGCGATGGTGGGCGCGGATGTATTTATTGGGGTTAGCGCTCCGGGGGTAGTTACACCAGAAATGGTGCGCTCCATGGCAAGCGAACCGATTGTATTTGCCATGGCAAACCCGATTCCTGAAATTCAGCCGGAACTTGTAACGGACTATGTAGCAGTAATGGCAACGGGGAGAAGCGATTATCCCAACCAAATTAATAATGTTTTGGCTTTTCCTGGGGTATTTCGCGGCGCTTTAGACTGTCGAGCCAGTACCATTACTACAACTATGTATCTAGAAGCTGCTTATGCGATCGCCTCCTTAGTCAAGCCTTCCGATCTCAACCGTCAACACATTGTCCCCTCAGTATTTGATGAGCGAGTTGTAGGTGCGGTTTCTGGTGCAGTCCAAAGAGCCGCAAGGCAAGAAGGTATTGCCGCAAATTAGCCTTTTGCGATGTCGCCAAGGGAATTTAGATGGCACTACAAGCGTGAAAGAAGTTCTAGGGCGATCAAATATATAATCCTTAAGAAACTTTTAGCTCGATTATTTAAAGGGTAAAGGGTTGATTTCCTTTACCTTTTTACTTGCGAAAATTAGCATAACCCTTTTGATAGAAAGACTATAATATTTTTGTTATATGAATTATTTACAATTAGAATTGGTTAGCTACAACAGCGTCATATTTACTTAAAACTTCTTTTGACTTGAACTAGCCCTTTTTTGGATTTTCTATAGTGAAAATTGCTTTAAAAAACCTATCAATGGGAGTGCTTGTAAATCTCTCTACAGTTAGATAACAGAAGTTAATTAAAGCAAACAAGAATGTGACCTTGGCTAGAGGTAGCGATCACTACTAAATTGTTATCGTTAGCGATTGTTGGTTAATTATCAGCTAATTTGAGCATATAACGCCAAGATTGTTATTTTTTAGATGCGATCACATTTTTATAGATGTTAAACGTAATTAAAAGATAGATTCAAAGCTTAATTTGTCTTAAAAGCTGCAAGGAGGAATTTGTGAACAAATTAACTGCTTTTTTCAAAAAACTACGGTTGCGTCAAGTCTTAACAGTATTTTTAGCTGGTGTATTGCTCGTAGTTAGTACAGCTTGTAATTCAGAACTTGCGCAAGGCGCAAACCCAAATAACCCGCCAGTTCAAGCTGGTGGAGCAAACAATCCTTATAAAAGTGGCGGCGACAAGTATACAAATTTAAAAATGTCTACAGACCCCAAGGTTAGTAAGACAGATGCTAAAGGTCAACAATCTAATTTAGATAGCTCAATACTTCTAGCTGCAAGCGATATTCTTTATCCTGGTGCAGAAACTCCCGCCGGTAGAGCAGAAAAAGAAACCCAGTTACCAATAAAAACTAACAAAGACTTTACAGAACCTAAAGTAGGTGGACTAAATCAACGTAATGCAGATTTAGGCGAACGCGTAGAAAATCGTGTAGAAGCTGCTAAAGATGCTTTTAAAGAAGCTGCGGGTTTTGTTAAAAATAAATCTGATGAAGCAGGAAGAAGACCAGAACTTCAAAGTAACCCGGCTTTGCACAAATAAACAATAAAGCGGTTGTTGCCCCAATTATTTAGGGCTAATTAATAATACTGGGGCAACTAATTAAAGGTTTAATTCAATCAAAAAACAACAGGAGTATGGCTATGAACAAGATAATTAATTGGGTTAAAAAAGCTAAATTGAGTCAAATACTTATGACTTTCTTAGCCGGGGCTTTACTAATATTTACTACCGCTTGTAACAGCGTCCAAGCTACAACACCAAATAATCGACCAAATGTTCCTTCTGGCGTACAACCAGATAAAGAATTAACATCGGGTAAAAACCCCCGTCCAGATGTTCCTAATGAAGCTACAACCAACCGCTTTCAAAAAGGAACAATGAATGATTTTAGCGACTTAGACCCTAGAGCCGAAAAAACCGAAAAAGGGATAGCCGATAAAGCCGCAGCTTTGAAAGAAAATGCCGAGCGCAACGTTATTGACCAAACCGGAAGTCTGGCAGGTAATACTAAGCGCATTCTGGATAAAAAAGGCGAAAATGCGGAGGATTTTGGTAAAAATCTAAAAGACAATGCCGAAGGTGCTAAGAAGAAAATTCAAGGTACAGCCGATGATTTGGCAAAAGGTACAAAGCGCGGTTCGGAAAATGTTAAGGACAACACTTTAGATGCAACTAAAGGTATTAATAGAGCGGCAGAAAACACCAAGGAAACTATCAAGGCAAA from Synechocystis sp. PCC 7509 includes these protein-coding regions:
- the carA gene encoding glutamine-hydrolyzing carbamoyl-phosphate synthase small subunit — its product is MSKSAILVLADGTTYRGLSFGATGTTIGEVVFNTGMTGYQEVLTDPSYRGQMIVFTYPELGNTGCNDEDEESRGPQVRGAIARNVCDRPSNWRSTSSLSDYLKKHNIPGIYGIDTRALTRKIRVLGAMNGGISTELDETDLLELIQTAPDMAGLNLVREVTTTKVYEWSEVTTNVWEFKPATEPIIEKQLTVVALDFGIKRNILRRLASYGCRVIVVPASTPAEEIMKYNPDGIFLSNGPGDPAANIEGIETTKALLTSQKPVFGICMGHQILGLSLGAQTYKLKFGHRGLNQPAGLEQKVEITSQNHSFALDPDSLLNADVEITHLNLNDRTVAGLKHKTLPMFSVQYHPEASPGPHDADYLFEQFVTSMRTSRDV
- a CDS encoding malic enzyme-like NAD(P)-binding protein, which produces MVNLTPNSSFSLTLRLEIPNRVGMLASVTGAIASCGGNLGQIDLIEQTREVSIRDITVDAASTEHAETIVESIKVLPDIKLIDVYDRTFNLHRGGKISITSRIAIKSLADLAMAYTPGVGRICMAISQDPEQAYHLTIKQNTVAIVTDGSAVLGLGNLGPEAALPVMEGKAMLFKEFAGIDAFPICLASQDTQTIVETVKQIAPVFGGVNLEDIAAPRCFEIEKLLREQLNIPVFHDDQHGTAIVTLAALINALKLVNKPIAKVKIIINGAGAAGVAIARLLKKAGAETIWMCDSKGILSTQRPDMTPEKLEFAIDKMGGLTAAMVGADVFIGVSAPGVVTPEMVRSMASEPIVFAMANPIPEIQPELVTDYVAVMATGRSDYPNQINNVLAFPGVFRGALDCRASTITTTMYLEAAYAIASLVKPSDLNRQHIVPSVFDERVVGAVSGAVQRAARQEGIAAN
- a CDS encoding DUF6658 family protein, which codes for MNKLTAFFKKLRLRQVLTVFLAGVLLVVSTACNSELAQGANPNNPPVQAGGANNPYKSGGDKYTNLKMSTDPKVSKTDAKGQQSNLDSSILLAASDILYPGAETPAGRAEKETQLPIKTNKDFTEPKVGGLNQRNADLGERVENRVEAAKDAFKEAAGFVKNKSDEAGRRPELQSNPALHK
- a CDS encoding DUF6658 family protein gives rise to the protein MNKIINWVKKAKLSQILMTFLAGALLIFTTACNSVQATTPNNRPNVPSGVQPDKELTSGKNPRPDVPNEATTNRFQKGTMNDFSDLDPRAEKTEKGIADKAAALKENAERNVIDQTGSLAGNTKRILDKKGENAEDFGKNLKDNAEGAKKKIQGTADDLAKGTKRGSENVKDNTLDATKGINRAAENTKETIKANTPDTRELTRDARKNIDKAADNTKSAGKNLVDDTQTNVEKTGNFLQNKLNQAARSTKQNLDKAGNAVKDAVD